In Candidatus Methylomirabilota bacterium, the following proteins share a genomic window:
- a CDS encoding ATP-binding protein, giving the protein MSPLTRGEPVDERGRRRRNVVLVLGALTLLIAAWWGFRVWIHAPDVPLAWNLGVFALFNLNLIVFLLLVVLLFRNLVKLFFERKQKVLGSRFKAKLVLAFISLALFPAILIVFIGSNIINKAIDQWFKPQVERPLDLALEVAQTYYQGQEALVLRHARYMADVVSREGFMGLAQRPVLTTYLNGQQERLGLAAVTVFNRGGVAVVHAKDPGLASVLTRSVNREQLRQALAGQEVTTVHELEQGDMIQAIVPIRGEKSVVGTLVVGSYVPQRLETRLRGISQAFQDYKQSKLLKQPLKGTYILIFSFLTLLIVFSATWFGLYLARGITEPVQMLAEGTRAVAAGNLDYRVQVRADDEIGILVDSFNRMTADLASSQTKLRETYRDLQAKHEEVEQRRHYTETVLEAVATGVLSLDPAGHITTINGAAERMLGVTGATALGQPGSAVLRTPLHAEIGALIQRMNRLREGTLEREVHLRREGHAVTLLASATALKGPDGKYLGMVLVFDDLTELLKAQRLAAWREVAQRIAHEIKNPLTPIQLSAQRLRRRLSTNRSPEDKRLLEEATATIVEEVEGLKQLVDEFSRFARMPALQPKETDLGRLLEGVVVLYRESHPELAIKSSFSPDMPPVDVDPDQIKRAVLNLVDNAVEAVSGTGQVSVETIWLPESRRARIVVADDGPGIPADDKERLFLPYFSTKASGTGLGLPIVHQIVTDHGGTIWVEDATPQGTRFVLELPVGRLAAAAAVESAPPVGTA; this is encoded by the coding sequence GTGAGCCCCCTCACCCGCGGGGAGCCGGTAGACGAGCGCGGCAGGCGCCGGCGCAACGTCGTGCTGGTCCTGGGCGCTCTCACCCTGCTCATCGCGGCGTGGTGGGGCTTCCGGGTCTGGATCCACGCCCCGGACGTGCCGCTGGCCTGGAATCTGGGGGTCTTCGCTCTCTTCAATCTCAATCTGATCGTCTTCCTCTTGCTCGTGGTCCTGCTCTTCCGCAATCTCGTCAAGCTCTTCTTCGAGAGAAAGCAGAAGGTCCTGGGTTCGCGCTTCAAGGCCAAGCTCGTCCTCGCCTTCATCTCCCTGGCCCTCTTTCCGGCCATCCTCATCGTCTTCATCGGGTCGAACATCATCAACAAGGCGATCGATCAATGGTTCAAGCCGCAGGTCGAGCGGCCCCTCGATCTTGCGCTAGAGGTGGCGCAAACGTACTACCAGGGCCAGGAGGCCCTGGTGCTGCGCCACGCGCGCTACATGGCCGACGTCGTCTCCCGCGAAGGCTTCATGGGCCTCGCCCAGCGACCGGTCCTGACGACCTATCTGAACGGCCAGCAGGAGCGCCTGGGGCTCGCCGCCGTCACCGTCTTCAACCGGGGCGGCGTGGCCGTGGTCCACGCCAAGGATCCGGGGCTCGCCTCGGTGCTCACGCGCTCGGTCAACCGGGAGCAGCTGCGGCAAGCGCTCGCGGGGCAGGAGGTGACCACGGTCCACGAGCTCGAGCAGGGCGACATGATCCAGGCCATCGTGCCCATCCGCGGCGAGAAGTCCGTGGTGGGGACCCTGGTCGTGGGCAGCTACGTGCCGCAGCGCCTGGAGACGAGGCTGCGGGGCATCAGCCAGGCCTTCCAGGACTACAAGCAGAGCAAGCTTCTCAAGCAACCGCTCAAGGGAACGTACATCCTGATCTTCTCGTTCTTGACGCTCCTCATCGTCTTCTCGGCGACGTGGTTCGGTCTCTACCTGGCCCGGGGCATCACGGAGCCGGTGCAGATGCTGGCCGAGGGCACGCGGGCGGTGGCCGCGGGCAATCTCGACTACCGGGTCCAGGTGCGCGCCGACGACGAGATCGGCATCCTCGTCGACTCCTTCAACCGGATGACGGCCGACCTCGCCTCCTCGCAGACCAAGCTGCGCGAGACCTATCGCGACCTCCAGGCCAAGCACGAGGAGGTGGAGCAGCGCCGGCACTATACCGAGACCGTGCTCGAGGCGGTGGCCACAGGCGTGCTCTCCCTCGATCCCGCGGGCCACATCACGACCATCAACGGCGCCGCCGAGCGCATGCTCGGCGTCACCGGGGCGACGGCCCTCGGCCAGCCCGGCTCCGCCGTGCTGCGCACCCCGCTCCACGCGGAGATCGGTGCCCTCATCCAGCGCATGAACCGCCTGCGCGAGGGCACGCTGGAGCGCGAGGTCCATCTGCGCCGCGAAGGACACGCGGTGACCCTCCTGGCCTCGGCGACCGCCCTCAAGGGGCCCGACGGAAAGTACTTGGGCATGGTGCTGGTCTTCGACGACCTCACGGAGCTCCTGAAGGCCCAGCGCCTGGCCGCCTGGCGCGAGGTCGCCCAGCGCATCGCGCACGAGATCAAGAACCCGCTCACCCCCATCCAGCTCTCCGCCCAGCGGCTGCGCCGGCGGCTGTCCACCAATCGGAGCCCCGAGGACAAGCGCCTGCTCGAAGAAGCGACGGCCACCATCGTCGAGGAGGTGGAAGGGCTCAAGCAGCTCGTGGACGAGTTCTCCCGCTTCGCGCGCATGCCCGCCCTCCAGCCCAAGGAGACCGATCTCGGGCGCCTGCTCGAGGGCGTGGTCGTGCTCTACCGCGAATCGCATCCTGAGCTTGCCATCAAGTCCTCCTTCTCGCCCGACATGCCGCCCGTGGACGTGGATCCCGACCAGATCAAACGAGCCGTGCTCAACCTCGTCGACAATGCGGTGGAGGCGGTCAGCGGCACGGGGCAGGTCTCCGTGGAGACCATCTGGCTGCCGGAGAGCCGCCGGGCCCGCATCGTGGTGGCCGACGACGGCCCCGGCATCCCCGCCGACGACAAGGAGCGGCTCTTCCTGCCCTACTTCTCCACCAAGGCCAGTGGCACGGGCCTGGGTCTGCCCATCGTGCACCAGATCGTCACCGATCACGGCGGCACGATCTGGGTCGAGGACGCCACGCCACAGGGCACGCGCTTCGTGCTCGAGCTGCCCGTGGGCCGGCTGGCCGCGGCGGCGGCCGTGGAGAGCGCGCCACCCGTGGGGACCGCCTGA
- a CDS encoding DUF4390 domain-containing protein yields MRRSTILTRSTRPRVIALVALLLLLLCLPPAVSRAQSDLRITGLSVFLNDFDVTVQGVLLGAVPADLHESLHSGVPVHVRFVVELWQQRFRNRLIQSRTIDRQLTYNPATKEYKVASTAGEERELFVSKQLREAQRVVSELRVGKLAPDASLDPRELYFVRLRAAVSLNGVNTWLARFNGEAAETDWVQSPLLTPTRRQ; encoded by the coding sequence ATGCGTAGATCAACCATCCTGACCCGCTCGACGCGCCCGCGGGTGATCGCCCTGGTCGCCCTGCTGCTGCTCCTGCTCTGCCTGCCCCCCGCGGTTTCCCGAGCCCAGAGTGACCTCCGCATCACCGGCCTCTCGGTCTTCCTGAACGACTTCGACGTTACCGTCCAGGGCGTGCTCCTGGGCGCCGTGCCCGCCGACCTGCACGAGAGCCTGCACAGCGGCGTGCCCGTGCACGTGCGCTTCGTGGTCGAGCTCTGGCAGCAGCGATTCCGCAACCGGCTCATCCAGTCGCGGACCATCGATCGCCAGCTCACCTATAACCCGGCCACCAAGGAGTACAAGGTCGCCTCGACGGCGGGAGAGGAGCGCGAGCTCTTCGTCAGCAAGCAGCTCCGCGAGGCCCAGCGCGTGGTCTCCGAGCTCCGCGTGGGCAAGCTCGCCCCCGACGCCTCCCTCGACCCGCGCGAGCTCTATTTCGTGCGCCTCCGCGCCGCCGTCTCCCTCAATGGCGTCAACACCTGGCTCGCCCGCTTCAACGGGGAGGCGGCCGAGACCGACTGGGTGCAGTCACCGTTGCTCACCCCGACGAGGCGCCAGTGA
- the lpxC gene encoding UDP-3-O-acyl-N-acetylglucosamine deacetylase, whose protein sequence is MDLQRTIRRKVSVEGIGLHSGEPVQLTLTPAAADTGILFRAADGTLVPADIEHVVDGRAATTVGAFGVRVRTIEHLMAAAAALGIDNLVVDVNAEEVPALDGSAKPFVDLLYSAGAALLPAPRRPLVVRGPIRVGDGHRWLEITPSESFRITYTLDNPHPVIGQQIVSLEVTEAAFVDELAAARTYGFLKDVPTMRKNGLARGGSLDNAVVVGKRAVLNDSLRFEDEFVRHKILDLVGDLHLLGRPLCAHVTGKNGGHALNHELAAAVRRAFAAERRPRTSRSRIHPATFVPGGELSPQAGIAAL, encoded by the coding sequence ATGGACCTTCAGCGAACCATCAGACGGAAGGTCAGTGTAGAAGGTATAGGTCTCCACTCAGGCGAGCCGGTTCAGCTCACGCTTACTCCGGCCGCCGCCGACACCGGCATTCTCTTCCGCGCAGCCGACGGCACCCTGGTCCCCGCTGACATCGAGCACGTCGTCGATGGGCGCGCGGCGACCACGGTGGGAGCCTTCGGCGTCCGCGTGCGCACCATCGAGCACCTCATGGCGGCCGCGGCCGCGCTCGGCATCGACAATCTGGTCGTGGACGTCAACGCGGAGGAGGTCCCGGCCCTCGATGGCAGCGCCAAGCCATTCGTGGATCTCCTCTACTCGGCCGGCGCCGCGCTGCTTCCCGCCCCGCGCCGGCCCCTCGTCGTGCGCGGGCCCATCCGGGTGGGCGACGGCCACCGCTGGCTCGAGATCACGCCGTCGGAGTCCTTCCGCATCACCTACACGCTCGACAATCCCCATCCCGTCATCGGCCAGCAAATCGTATCCCTCGAGGTGACGGAAGCCGCCTTCGTGGACGAGCTGGCGGCGGCGCGCACCTACGGCTTCCTCAAGGACGTGCCGACGATGAGGAAGAACGGGCTGGCCCGTGGGGGCTCGCTCGACAATGCGGTGGTGGTCGGCAAGCGCGCCGTCCTCAACGACAGCCTCCGCTTCGAGGATGAGTTCGTCCGCCACAAGATCCTCGACCTGGTAGGCGATCTCCACCTGCTGGGGCGGCCGCTCTGCGCGCACGTCACCGGCAAGAACGGGGGGCACGCCCTCAACCACGAGCTTGCCGCGGCCGTGAGACGGGCCTTCGCCGCCGAGCGCCGTCCGCGCACCAGCCGTTCCCGGATTCACCCGGCGACCTTCGTGCCCGGCGGGGAACTTTCCCCGCAGGCGGGCATCGCCGCTCTCTAG
- a CDS encoding 16S rRNA (uracil(1498)-N(3))-methyltransferase, protein MSRFHIRPEAVSGAHVAFDAQESRHLTRVLRLGAGAVVEAIDGAGGVLTVRIERVGPRGAEGTVLAREERASESPCRLVLAQGIPKGDKMEGIIRMATELGAARIVPLITARTVVRMEPGRTGSRLSRWQRVAKEAAKQSGRGIIPEVASPVGLVPWLAQSGPSGLLVCLWEGAPEPLGPQLPPPPCPRVTLVVGPEGGLGDEEVAALRRTGAIVGGLGPRILRTETAGPVGLALLQSRYGDLTGGAP, encoded by the coding sequence GTGAGCCGCTTTCACATCCGCCCCGAGGCCGTCTCGGGCGCCCACGTCGCCTTCGACGCGCAGGAGAGCCGTCACCTCACGCGCGTGCTGCGACTCGGCGCCGGCGCGGTGGTGGAGGCGATAGACGGAGCCGGCGGCGTATTGACGGTACGGATCGAGCGGGTGGGACCGCGCGGCGCCGAGGGCACTGTCCTCGCGCGCGAGGAGCGAGCGAGCGAGTCACCCTGCCGCCTCGTGCTCGCCCAGGGCATTCCGAAAGGCGACAAGATGGAGGGGATCATCCGCATGGCCACCGAGCTCGGCGCCGCGCGTATCGTTCCCCTCATCACCGCGCGTACCGTCGTGCGCATGGAGCCGGGGCGCACGGGCTCCCGCCTCTCGCGCTGGCAGCGCGTGGCCAAGGAGGCGGCCAAGCAGAGCGGCCGCGGCATTATTCCCGAAGTCGCTTCCCCCGTGGGCCTCGTCCCGTGGCTCGCGCAGAGCGGGCCCTCCGGTCTGCTCGTCTGTCTGTGGGAGGGGGCGCCCGAGCCGCTGGGCCCGCAGCTGCCGCCTCCCCCCTGCCCCCGTGTCACGCTCGTCGTGGGTCCCGAGGGCGGCCTGGGCGACGAAGAGGTCGCGGCGCTCCGCCGGACCGGGGCCATTGTCGGTGGCCTCGGGCCGCGCATCTTGAGAACCGAGACCGCCGGGCCCGTGGGACTGGCCCTTCTGCAATCCAGGTATGGCGATCTCACCGGGGGCGCCCCGTGA
- a CDS encoding 50S ribosomal protein L11 methyltransferase: MGFWQLTVPTSPDTAEGFTNFLWEQGALGVVEEEGPADPPRVRAFFPDSASSTGLMAGVAAYAAELRALGFATAKGEIEIAPLVEEAWASAWQQSFPPRAIGRRLWVRPSWESAEAPGRVTIVIEPGRAFGTGHHGSTEGCLALLDEAIGERPPALVLDIGTGTGILAVACLKLGAERVLGLDIDPDAIAAARRNATLNDCPDRLDLLLAGPELLHDRLPFPLVLANLLAHTHLALAPRYRRLVAPGGQLILGGILEHEDAEVIEALGGAGFALEERLVIEGWSGLRLRAGAP, from the coding sequence ATGGGCTTCTGGCAGCTGACCGTCCCAACCTCGCCCGACACCGCCGAAGGGTTCACGAACTTCCTGTGGGAGCAGGGTGCCCTCGGCGTCGTCGAGGAAGAGGGTCCGGCGGACCCGCCTCGGGTCCGCGCCTTCTTTCCTGACAGCGCCTCATCGACCGGACTCATGGCCGGCGTGGCCGCCTATGCGGCCGAGCTCAGGGCCCTCGGCTTCGCGACCGCGAAGGGCGAGATCGAGATCGCCCCGCTCGTCGAGGAGGCCTGGGCCAGCGCCTGGCAGCAGTCCTTCCCGCCCCGCGCGATCGGACGCCGGCTCTGGGTGCGCCCGTCCTGGGAGTCCGCCGAGGCGCCCGGCCGAGTCACCATCGTCATCGAGCCGGGGCGCGCCTTCGGCACCGGCCATCACGGCAGCACGGAAGGATGCCTGGCCTTGCTGGACGAGGCGATCGGCGAGCGGCCGCCGGCCCTGGTCCTCGACATCGGCACGGGCACGGGCATCCTCGCCGTGGCCTGCCTCAAGCTTGGCGCCGAGCGGGTGCTGGGTCTCGACATCGACCCCGACGCCATCGCCGCCGCGCGCCGCAATGCTACGCTGAACGATTGCCCCGACCGCCTCGATCTTCTCCTGGCCGGCCCCGAGCTGCTCCACGATCGGCTTCCTTTCCCGCTCGTTCTGGCCAATCTCCTCGCCCACACCCACCTGGCCCTGGCCCCGCGCTACCGGCGACTCGTCGCGCCCGGTGGCCAGCTCATCCTGGGCGGCATCCTGGAGCACGAGGACGCCGAGGTGATCGAGGCGCTCGGGGGCGCCGGCTTCGCGCTCGAGGAGCGGCTCGTGATCGAGGGATGGTCCGGGCTCCGGCTGCGGGCGGGCGCTCCGTGA